The proteins below come from a single Dendropsophus ebraccatus isolate aDenEbr1 chromosome 15, aDenEbr1.pat, whole genome shotgun sequence genomic window:
- the SCAF8 gene encoding SR-related and CTD-associated factor 8 isoform X2 — MEAVKTFNSEGRHQGIEVPLYRSSQLYSLNDYKPPISKAKMTQITKAAIKAIKFYKHVVQSVEKFIQKCKPEYKVPGLYVIDSIVRQSRHQFGQDKDLFAPRFSNNIINTFQNLYRCPADDKSKIVRVLNLWQKNNVFKSEIIQPLLDMAAGILPPVVTPVLPSTAAAVSNTPVPDMDRGGSREHCVRLERIHHFLQDVQQLKSTPATPVTPANVVQGIPDPWIAQITNTDTLAAVAQILQSPQGQQLQQLVQSLHVQQQKPQPSLLQALDAGLVVQLQALTAQLTAAAAASNTLNPLEQSVSLSKKLMDRFDFREDNSQNEDSKKDAPQIPLVSDSVNNSLFHQLAEHLQQQNLEHLRHQFLEQQHTPKMIAQENQDMMSESENSATPSQDDSQQAFRDKDSQLHTSLSLQQEDMDIDDMQDVTEELYEKEEKKMIKDEKPRARSKSRSRSPRKRRSRSRSGSRKRKHRKRSRSRSRERKRKTSRSYSSERRAREREKEREKEREKERLKKGLPPIRSKTLSVCSTTLWVGQVDKKATQQDLTNVFEEFGQIESINMIPPRGCAYVCMVHRQDAYRALQKLSSGSCKIGSKIIKIAWALNKGVKTEYKQFWDVDLGVTYIPWEKVKLDNLDDFAEGGMIDQETVNNEWQTQRNTEPVVVKEPAPAPVPTTTVQSPVVPKSTIITTQTEAYNPPVAMLQIPVSPAVPAVSLVPPAFPVSMSVPPPGFTTLPPPPFMRAGFNPSQPPPGFIPPHGPPPTIPPPSISSAIPTGLVPRIPMSTDSIKEVSYSSLMLPMPSVVTTSVSTPSLFNPSSAQADQEEKRLASADNVNERTAASSTQSTAVNSTGILGMQPQPPMTAPVPGLTMGGRIAAMPFLDIRPGLLHQPATARFTLITPAMPPPPPPRSMLPPALIDPTVHSLTFPQGELFPRPTIPSRLSSDNALLHEEGVPLQSSNVQQEGDQDYRFPRIESQSSGGEQKKEGMPLVSSQDNEGVSSAEDIDVRHIEDDHEPQDMAVVDPCEGQEKLITGSIVGQLSPETAHKSEMEAEMHSLENLRGRDMHPFESKLKVPDAHDLPTRLQLDPRQHFGSPPSDLVLPFGRHPLEIRENFGRPPLEGRDHFGRPPPEGRDHHGRLPADGRDHYGRPILEGRNSFGRLPMDSREVFGRPPLEMREHFGRMPSDIGRREQFPPDKPWGHRGDFDERPHHSYPGFGGPKGFPDERPRHGNYRHEHRNAPGWNRGFDSESHRDYDDRRRSWERHRDRDDREFGFRREMNGNRFGRERQSGNWMPPQPQIFEYFPEASTTKEKAEEASQVNGETPETGSKQQTVKKANDPELCEKASEKKSEEKEAKEPEGKSQPVVESTETEGT, encoded by the exons TAAAG ttcTACAAGCATGTTGTTCAGAGTGTTGAGAAATTTATCCAGAAg TGTAAACCTGAATACAAAGTACCCGGTCTCTATGTTATCGATTCCATCGTTCGACAGTCCAGGCATCAGTTTGGTCAAGACAAGGATTTGTTCGCTCCGCGGTTTAGCAATAACATAATTAACACTTTTCAGAATTTGTATCGCTGCCCAGCGGATGACAAG AGCAAAATTGTAAGAGTGCTAAACCTATGGCAGAAGAATAACGTGTTCAAGAGTGAGATTATCCAGCCGCTTCTTGACATGGCTGCTGGCATCCTGCCCCCTGTTGTCACACCTGTCCTGCCTAGTACTGCAGCAGCTGTCAGCAACACACCAG ttcctgacatggacagaggtggcagcagagagcactgtgtcagactggaaagaatacaccacttcctgcaagacgtacagcagctaaaaa GTACTCCAGCAACCCCTGTTACCCCAGCAAATGTTGTTCAAGGCATACCTGATCCGTGGATTGCACAGATAACCAATACAGATACCCTtgcagcagtggcacagattttACAAAGTCCTCAGGGACAACAG CTTCAGCAGCTGGTTCAGTCTTTGCATGTCCAGCAGCAGAAACCGCAGCCCTCCCTTCTGCAGGCTCTGGACGCCGGCCTAGTGGTGCAGTTACAGGCACTTACAGCCCAACTTACAGCCGCAGCTGCCGCCTCCAACACACTCAATCCGCTGGAGCAAAGTGTATCTCTCAGTAAG AAACTCATGGACCGATTTGATTTTAGGGAGGATAATTCACAGAACGAGGACTCAAAAAAGGATGCCCCACAAAT TCCTCTTGTATCGGATTCTGTGAACAACTCCCTGTTCCATCAGCTCGCAGAACACTTACAGCAGCAAAATCTGGAACATCTACGTCACCAATTCTTGGAGCAGCAACATACTCCAAAG ATGATCGCTCAGGAAAACCAGGATATGATGTCTGAATCAGAAAATTCTGCCACACCATCACAGGATGACAGCCAGCAAGCCTTTAGGGATAAAGATTCACAGCTTCATACTTCTCTATCACTACAACAAGAG GATATGGATATTGATGATATGCAAGATGTAACAGAAGAGCTGTATGAAAAAGAAGAGAAGAAAATGATAAAGGATGAAAAACCAAGGGCCCGTTCCAAGTCACGATCTAG atcACCCAGAAAAAGACGTTCTAGATCCCGTTCTGGATCCAGGAAGCGCAAGCATAGAAAACGCTCTCGTTCAAGGTCAAGGGAGAGAAAACGTAAGACTTCAAGGTCGTACTCCAGCGAGAGAAGAGCGCGAGAGCGAGAAAAAGAGCGAGAAAAGGAGCGAGAAAAAGAACGACTGAAAAAAGGCCTTCCTCCTATCCGATCCAAGACTCTTAGTG TGTGCAGCACAACATTATGGGTGGGACAAGTCGACAAAAAGGCCACTCAGCAAGATCTCACCAATGTATTCGAAGAGTTCGGACAGATTGAATCCATCAAT ATGATACCTCCCCGTGGTTGTGCCTATGTTTGCATGGTTCACAGGCAAGATGCTTACCGGGCTCTTCAGAAGCTGAGTTCAGGCTCTTGTAAGATTGGGTCTAAAATTATTAAG ATCGCTTGGGCTTTAAACAAGGGAGTGAAAACAGAGTACAAGCAGTTCTGGGACGTTGATCTTGGGGTCACATATATACCATGGGAGAAAGTAAAGTTGGACAATTTAGATGACTTCGCGGAAGGTGGAATGATCGATCAGGAGACTGTTAATAATG AATGGCAAACACAGAGGAACACCGAGCCTGTAGTAGTGAAGGAGCCTGCACCTGCCCCTGTTCCTACTACTACTGTGCAGAGTCCAGTTGTTCCGAAATCCACCATAATAACAACCCAGACAGAGGCATATAACCCACCTGTTGCAATGCTTCAG ATTCCTGTGAGCCCAGCTGTCCCAGCAGTAAGCTTGGTGCCACCTGCTTTTCCAGTGTCCATGTCTGTGCCACCACCAGGCTTCACCACTCTTCCACCTCCTCCGTTCATGCGAGCAGGTTTTAACCCTTCTCAGCCACCTCCAG GTTTTATACCTCCACATGGTCCACCACCCACTATTCCCCCGCCTTCTATCAGTTCAGCTATTCCTACAG gctTGGTTCCTCGAATACCCATGTCTACAGACAGCATTAAAGAAGTGTCCTATAGCAGTTTGATGCTGCCAATGCCATCAGTTGTAACCACTTCAGTATCCACACCATCTCTCTTTAATCCTTCAAGTGCTCAAGCAGACCAAGAAGAAAAAAGATTAGCTTCTGCAGACAATGTCAATGAAAGGACGGCTGCAAGTT cAACACAAAGTACGGCGGTTAACAGTACTGGAATCTTAGGAATGCAGCCACAACCTCCTATGACAGCACCTGTTCCAGGTTTAACTATGGGTGGAAGAATAGCAGCTATGCCGTTTTTGGATATTCGTCCTGGGTTACTTCATCAACCAGCGACCGCAAGATTTACTTTGATAACTCCAGCGAtgccccctccaccaccaccaaggAGCATGCTTCCTCCAGCCCTTATTGATCCGACTGTACATTCTCTTACTTTCCCACAAGGAGAGCTTTTTCCCCGTCCTACTATTCCATCTAGACTAAGTAGTGATAACGCTCTGCTGCACGAAGAAGGTGTCCCACTGCAAAGCAGTAATGTCCAACAGGAAGGAGACCAAGACTATCGCTTCCCTCGCATAGAGAGTCAATCTTCTGGAGGCGAACAGAAAAAGGAGGGCATGCCATTAGTTTCAAGCCAGGACAATGAAGGTGTGAGCTCTGCAGAGGACATTGATGTTAGACATATAGAGGATGACCATGAACCACAGGACATGGCTGTTGTTGATCCATGTGAGGGCCAGGAGAAACTTATTACTGGATCTATTGTAGGACAGTTATCTCCAGAAACTGCACATAAAAGTGAAATGGAAGCTGAAATGCATTCTCTAGAAAATTTGAGAGGTCGTGACATGCATCCTTTTGAAAGCAAACTAAAAGTTCCCGATGCTCATGACCTTCCAACAAGACTACAATTGGATCCTAGACAGCATTTTGGCAGCCCTCCATCAGATTTAGTACTGCCTTTTGGGAGGCATCCTCTTGAGATTAGAGAAAATTTTGGTAGACCGCCACTTGAGGGTAGAGATCATTTTGGGAGACCACCCCCAGAGGGAAGGGATCACCATGGCAGACTCCCTGCGGATGGGAGAGATCACTACGGGCGCCCAATTTTAGAGGGTAGAAACTCTTTTGGACGCTTACCAATGGATAGTAGAGAAGTTTTTGGAAGGCCGCCTTTAGAAATGAGGGAGCATTTTGGAAGAATGCCATCCGATATTGGTAGAAGGGAGCAGTTTCCTCCCGATAAGCCATGGGGCCATAGAGGAGATTTTGATGAAAGACCACATCATTCTTACCCTGGTTTTGGTGGCCCAAAGGGCTTCCCAGATGAAAGACCACGTCATGGAAATTATCGTCATGAGCACAGGAACGCACCCGGTTGGAACAGAGGGTTTGACTCTGAGTCGCACAGGGATTATGACGACCGCCGTCGCTCTTGGGAAagacatagggatagggatgatCGGGAGTTTGGTTTCCGCAGAGAAATGAACGGCAACCGATTTGGAAGAGAGAGACAATCGGGCAACTGGATGCCACCTCAGCCTCaaatttttgaatattttccaGAGGCTTCTACGACCAAGGAAAAGGCTGAGGAGGCGTCTCAGGTCAATGGGGAAACGCCAGAGACTGGTAGTAAGCAACAAACTGTTAAAAAGGCAAATGATCCCGAACTGTGTGAAAAGGCAAGTGAGAAAAAGAGCGAAGAGAAAGAGGCCAAGGAGCCTGAAGGAAAGAGTCAACCAGTGGTTGAAAGCACAGAAACTGAGGGGACATAA
- the SCAF8 gene encoding SR-related and CTD-associated factor 8 isoform X5 encodes MEAVKTFNSEGRHQGIEVPLYRSSQLYSLNDYKPPISKAKMTQITKAAIKAIKFYKHVVQSVEKFIQKCKPEYKVPGLYVIDSIVRQSRHQFGQDKDLFAPRFSNNIINTFQNLYRCPADDKSKIVRVLNLWQKNNVFKSEIIQPLLDMAAGILPPVVTPVLPSTAAAVSNTPGTPATPVTPANVVQGIPDPWIAQITNTDTLAAVAQILQSPQGQQLQQLVQSLHVQQQKPQPSLLQALDAGLVVQLQALTAQLTAAAAASNTLNPLEQSVSLSKKLMDRFDFREDNSQNEDSKKDAPQIPLVSDSVNNSLFHQLAEHLQQQNLEHLRHQFLEQQHTPKMIAQENQDMMSESENSATPSQDDSQQAFRDKDSQLHTSLSLQQEDMDIDDMQDVTEELYEKEEKKMIKDEKPRARSKSRSRSPRKRRSRSRSGSRKRKHRKRSRSRSRERKRKTSRSYSSERRAREREKEREKEREKERLKKGLPPIRSKTLSVCSTTLWVGQVDKKATQQDLTNVFEEFGQIESINMIPPRGCAYVCMVHRQDAYRALQKLSSGSCKIGSKIIKIAWALNKGVKTEYKQFWDVDLGVTYIPWEKVKLDNLDDFAEGGMIDQETVNNEWQTQRNTEPVVVKEPAPAPVPTTTVQSPVVPKSTIITTQTEAYNPPVAMLQIPVSPAVPAVSLVPPAFPVSMSVPPPGFTTLPPPPFMRAGFNPSQPPPGFIPPHGPPPTIPPPSISSAIPTGLVPRIPMSTDSIKEVSYSSLMLPMPSVVTTSVSTPSLFNPSSAQADQEEKRLASADNVNERTAASSTQSTAVNSTGILGMQPQPPMTAPVPGLTMGGRIAAMPFLDIRPGLLHQPATARFTLITPAMPPPPPPRSMLPPALIDPTVHSLTFPQGELFPRPTIPSRLSSDNALLHEEGVPLQSSNVQQEGDQDYRFPRIESQSSGGEQKKEGMPLVSSQDNEGVSSAEDIDVRHIEDDHEPQDMAVVDPCEGQEKLITGSIVGQLSPETAHKSEMEAEMHSLENLRGRDMHPFESKLKVPDAHDLPTRLQLDPRQHFGSPPSDLVLPFGRHPLEIRENFGRPPLEGRDHFGRPPPEGRDHHGRLPADGRDHYGRPILEGRNSFGRLPMDSREVFGRPPLEMREHFGRMPSDIGRREQFPPDKPWGHRGDFDERPHHSYPGFGGPKGFPDERPRHGNYRHEHRNAPGWNRGFDSESHRDYDDRRRSWERHRDRDDREFGFRREMNGNRFGRERQSGNWMPPQPQIFEYFPEASTTKEKAEEASQVNGETPETGSKQQTVKKANDPELCEKASEKKSEEKEAKEPEGKSQPVVESTETEGT; translated from the exons TAAAG ttcTACAAGCATGTTGTTCAGAGTGTTGAGAAATTTATCCAGAAg TGTAAACCTGAATACAAAGTACCCGGTCTCTATGTTATCGATTCCATCGTTCGACAGTCCAGGCATCAGTTTGGTCAAGACAAGGATTTGTTCGCTCCGCGGTTTAGCAATAACATAATTAACACTTTTCAGAATTTGTATCGCTGCCCAGCGGATGACAAG AGCAAAATTGTAAGAGTGCTAAACCTATGGCAGAAGAATAACGTGTTCAAGAGTGAGATTATCCAGCCGCTTCTTGACATGGCTGCTGGCATCCTGCCCCCTGTTGTCACACCTGTCCTGCCTAGTACTGCAGCAGCTGTCAGCAACACACCAG GTACTCCAGCAACCCCTGTTACCCCAGCAAATGTTGTTCAAGGCATACCTGATCCGTGGATTGCACAGATAACCAATACAGATACCCTtgcagcagtggcacagattttACAAAGTCCTCAGGGACAACAG CTTCAGCAGCTGGTTCAGTCTTTGCATGTCCAGCAGCAGAAACCGCAGCCCTCCCTTCTGCAGGCTCTGGACGCCGGCCTAGTGGTGCAGTTACAGGCACTTACAGCCCAACTTACAGCCGCAGCTGCCGCCTCCAACACACTCAATCCGCTGGAGCAAAGTGTATCTCTCAGTAAG AAACTCATGGACCGATTTGATTTTAGGGAGGATAATTCACAGAACGAGGACTCAAAAAAGGATGCCCCACAAAT TCCTCTTGTATCGGATTCTGTGAACAACTCCCTGTTCCATCAGCTCGCAGAACACTTACAGCAGCAAAATCTGGAACATCTACGTCACCAATTCTTGGAGCAGCAACATACTCCAAAG ATGATCGCTCAGGAAAACCAGGATATGATGTCTGAATCAGAAAATTCTGCCACACCATCACAGGATGACAGCCAGCAAGCCTTTAGGGATAAAGATTCACAGCTTCATACTTCTCTATCACTACAACAAGAG GATATGGATATTGATGATATGCAAGATGTAACAGAAGAGCTGTATGAAAAAGAAGAGAAGAAAATGATAAAGGATGAAAAACCAAGGGCCCGTTCCAAGTCACGATCTAG atcACCCAGAAAAAGACGTTCTAGATCCCGTTCTGGATCCAGGAAGCGCAAGCATAGAAAACGCTCTCGTTCAAGGTCAAGGGAGAGAAAACGTAAGACTTCAAGGTCGTACTCCAGCGAGAGAAGAGCGCGAGAGCGAGAAAAAGAGCGAGAAAAGGAGCGAGAAAAAGAACGACTGAAAAAAGGCCTTCCTCCTATCCGATCCAAGACTCTTAGTG TGTGCAGCACAACATTATGGGTGGGACAAGTCGACAAAAAGGCCACTCAGCAAGATCTCACCAATGTATTCGAAGAGTTCGGACAGATTGAATCCATCAAT ATGATACCTCCCCGTGGTTGTGCCTATGTTTGCATGGTTCACAGGCAAGATGCTTACCGGGCTCTTCAGAAGCTGAGTTCAGGCTCTTGTAAGATTGGGTCTAAAATTATTAAG ATCGCTTGGGCTTTAAACAAGGGAGTGAAAACAGAGTACAAGCAGTTCTGGGACGTTGATCTTGGGGTCACATATATACCATGGGAGAAAGTAAAGTTGGACAATTTAGATGACTTCGCGGAAGGTGGAATGATCGATCAGGAGACTGTTAATAATG AATGGCAAACACAGAGGAACACCGAGCCTGTAGTAGTGAAGGAGCCTGCACCTGCCCCTGTTCCTACTACTACTGTGCAGAGTCCAGTTGTTCCGAAATCCACCATAATAACAACCCAGACAGAGGCATATAACCCACCTGTTGCAATGCTTCAG ATTCCTGTGAGCCCAGCTGTCCCAGCAGTAAGCTTGGTGCCACCTGCTTTTCCAGTGTCCATGTCTGTGCCACCACCAGGCTTCACCACTCTTCCACCTCCTCCGTTCATGCGAGCAGGTTTTAACCCTTCTCAGCCACCTCCAG GTTTTATACCTCCACATGGTCCACCACCCACTATTCCCCCGCCTTCTATCAGTTCAGCTATTCCTACAG gctTGGTTCCTCGAATACCCATGTCTACAGACAGCATTAAAGAAGTGTCCTATAGCAGTTTGATGCTGCCAATGCCATCAGTTGTAACCACTTCAGTATCCACACCATCTCTCTTTAATCCTTCAAGTGCTCAAGCAGACCAAGAAGAAAAAAGATTAGCTTCTGCAGACAATGTCAATGAAAGGACGGCTGCAAGTT cAACACAAAGTACGGCGGTTAACAGTACTGGAATCTTAGGAATGCAGCCACAACCTCCTATGACAGCACCTGTTCCAGGTTTAACTATGGGTGGAAGAATAGCAGCTATGCCGTTTTTGGATATTCGTCCTGGGTTACTTCATCAACCAGCGACCGCAAGATTTACTTTGATAACTCCAGCGAtgccccctccaccaccaccaaggAGCATGCTTCCTCCAGCCCTTATTGATCCGACTGTACATTCTCTTACTTTCCCACAAGGAGAGCTTTTTCCCCGTCCTACTATTCCATCTAGACTAAGTAGTGATAACGCTCTGCTGCACGAAGAAGGTGTCCCACTGCAAAGCAGTAATGTCCAACAGGAAGGAGACCAAGACTATCGCTTCCCTCGCATAGAGAGTCAATCTTCTGGAGGCGAACAGAAAAAGGAGGGCATGCCATTAGTTTCAAGCCAGGACAATGAAGGTGTGAGCTCTGCAGAGGACATTGATGTTAGACATATAGAGGATGACCATGAACCACAGGACATGGCTGTTGTTGATCCATGTGAGGGCCAGGAGAAACTTATTACTGGATCTATTGTAGGACAGTTATCTCCAGAAACTGCACATAAAAGTGAAATGGAAGCTGAAATGCATTCTCTAGAAAATTTGAGAGGTCGTGACATGCATCCTTTTGAAAGCAAACTAAAAGTTCCCGATGCTCATGACCTTCCAACAAGACTACAATTGGATCCTAGACAGCATTTTGGCAGCCCTCCATCAGATTTAGTACTGCCTTTTGGGAGGCATCCTCTTGAGATTAGAGAAAATTTTGGTAGACCGCCACTTGAGGGTAGAGATCATTTTGGGAGACCACCCCCAGAGGGAAGGGATCACCATGGCAGACTCCCTGCGGATGGGAGAGATCACTACGGGCGCCCAATTTTAGAGGGTAGAAACTCTTTTGGACGCTTACCAATGGATAGTAGAGAAGTTTTTGGAAGGCCGCCTTTAGAAATGAGGGAGCATTTTGGAAGAATGCCATCCGATATTGGTAGAAGGGAGCAGTTTCCTCCCGATAAGCCATGGGGCCATAGAGGAGATTTTGATGAAAGACCACATCATTCTTACCCTGGTTTTGGTGGCCCAAAGGGCTTCCCAGATGAAAGACCACGTCATGGAAATTATCGTCATGAGCACAGGAACGCACCCGGTTGGAACAGAGGGTTTGACTCTGAGTCGCACAGGGATTATGACGACCGCCGTCGCTCTTGGGAAagacatagggatagggatgatCGGGAGTTTGGTTTCCGCAGAGAAATGAACGGCAACCGATTTGGAAGAGAGAGACAATCGGGCAACTGGATGCCACCTCAGCCTCaaatttttgaatattttccaGAGGCTTCTACGACCAAGGAAAAGGCTGAGGAGGCGTCTCAGGTCAATGGGGAAACGCCAGAGACTGGTAGTAAGCAACAAACTGTTAAAAAGGCAAATGATCCCGAACTGTGTGAAAAGGCAAGTGAGAAAAAGAGCGAAGAGAAAGAGGCCAAGGAGCCTGAAGGAAAGAGTCAACCAGTGGTTGAAAGCACAGAAACTGAGGGGACATAA